A stretch of Brachyhypopomus gauderio isolate BG-103 chromosome 3, BGAUD_0.2, whole genome shotgun sequence DNA encodes these proteins:
- the LOC143511009 gene encoding uncharacterized protein LOC143511009, which translates to MSKVERLNDRVTKLLTVAVHEVLEVVRETVSEYQEKTAQTQRENERLRRRVQELQDQLDKDSAIVQLTASTLAAASSVQEGPSVFSQQLNTAVEDNLALKQEPPADSQEAPCPSYIKTEMERSEYPVVEEAVLQTDFFSCADSNFHAARSEVRQEVRPDLLVAGPEFPATPPCVNAEALNAFVERFPYEEEPAPAPIPDAWRQRASQQGREERHGCLLCGKTFSRVGNLRIHQRCHTGEKPYGCLHCGRRFSHSGNLQKHKRVHTGERPYRCPQCSKSFCQSSHLKKHQMIHTGRHVTTGRREMEL; encoded by the exons ATGTCAAAAGTTGAACGCTTGAATGACCGGGTAACAAAGTTACTGACTGTGGCCGTGCACGAAGTGCTTGAGGTTGTGCGGGAGACTGTGTCCGAATATCAGGAGAAAACTgcgcagacacagagagaaaatgagagactACGGAGGCGAGTTCAAGAGCTACAGGACCAGCTGGACAAAGACAGCGCGA TTGTCCAGCTCACAGCCTCCACGCTTGCGGCTGCGTCCTCTGTGCAGGAGGGCCCGTCTGTGTTCAGTCAGCAGCTGAACACGGCGGTTGAGGACAATCTGGCCCTCAAGCAGGAGCCACCAGCCGATAGCCAGGAGGCTCCGtgtccttcctacataaagacagagatggagaggtcAGAGTACCCCGTTGTGGAGGAGGCCGTGCTGCAGACGGACTTCTTCTCCTGCGCAGATTCAAACTTCCATGCGGCTCGGAGCGAGGTCCGCCAGGAGGTCCGTCCAGACCTGCTGGTGGCCGGGCCAGAATTCCCCGCCACGCCCCCATGCGTGAACGCGGAAGCGCTCAACGCCTTCGTCGAGCGGTTCCCCTACGAGGAGGAGCCCGCTCCCGCGCCCATCCCGGACGCCTGGAGGCAGCGGGCGAGCCAGCAGGGACGGGAGGAGCGTCACGGCTGCCTGCTGTGCGGGAAAACGTTCAGCCGCGTGGGGAACCTGCGCATCCACCAACGCTGCCACACCGGGGAGAAGCCGTACGGCTGCCTGCACTGTGGACGACGCTTCAGCCACAGCGGGAACCTGCAGAAACACAAGAGGGTTCACACGGGGGAGAGACCCTACCGCTGCCCACAGTGCAGCAAGAGCTTCTGCCAGTCCAGCCACCTGAAGAAGCATCAGATGATCCACACGGGCAGACACGTGACCacggggaggagagagatggaactCTGA